The Methanoregula boonei 6A8 genome has a window encoding:
- a CDS encoding YIP1 family protein translates to MAPDLIELLFRPDAFFQKRAAEPENLVFPAIIILAGAIIAAASGYLASSMTTQMMGLAGFGPGLVLILSVIGAFVGVFIYWAIITGIFYLISLLFEGKGTFARSLETIGYGFLPLVLGYLVTLATGLVYIPRLTAEHLFQGSLSDPAAALSATQAFMNNPVVVQYTRITMIVAIIFLLWSTYCWIFGMKHARQLTARNAAICVGAPVLIYILYLLSVLFLFSTFFAS, encoded by the coding sequence ATGGCTCCTGATCTTATCGAACTCCTGTTCCGGCCCGATGCATTTTTCCAGAAACGGGCAGCAGAACCCGAAAACCTCGTTTTCCCTGCAATCATTATTCTTGCCGGTGCAATAATTGCCGCAGCCTCCGGCTACCTGGCCTCAAGTATGACCACACAGATGATGGGGTTGGCCGGATTTGGTCCCGGATTGGTCCTGATCCTCTCGGTGATCGGTGCATTTGTCGGCGTTTTTATTTACTGGGCGATTATCACCGGGATATTTTACCTTATCTCCCTGCTCTTTGAAGGGAAGGGCACCTTTGCCCGCAGTCTGGAAACAATCGGGTACGGGTTTTTACCCCTGGTGCTTGGCTACCTGGTAACACTTGCCACGGGCCTTGTGTACATTCCCCGGCTCACCGCCGAACACCTCTTCCAGGGTTCCCTGTCCGATCCCGCAGCAGCCCTGAGCGCAACACAGGCTTTCATGAACAACCCGGTAGTGGTGCAGTACACCCGGATCACGATGATCGTTGCCATCATCTTCCTGCTCTGGAGCACATACTGCTGGATCTTTGGTATGAAACATGCCCGGCAGCTGACAGCCCGGAACGCTGCAATCTGCGTGGGGGCACCGGTCCTTATCTATATCCTCTACCTTCTTTCGGTACTGTTCCTCTTTTCCACCTTTTTTGCATCATAA
- a CDS encoding YIP1 family protein, giving the protein MTYALFERARGLIANPVETFVASKEDPGKTVVAYFGILLLFLAVMSALMNALLFSALSSSGFFGTMNPFASKFMAVMPVIVFLEILIFGFVFSGLFGLWVHLWVWILGGRNGAGQTLKAFLYGLTPALIFGWIPVVGILFAVWSFILDILGLRELAGLSPARAALAMVIAVLIPLVVVAVFLVVFFLPIIHAAMMSSRMGY; this is encoded by the coding sequence ATGACCTATGCACTTTTTGAACGGGCCCGGGGGCTTATCGCAAACCCTGTGGAGACCTTTGTGGCATCAAAGGAGGATCCGGGGAAAACGGTGGTCGCGTACTTCGGGATCCTCCTTCTGTTTCTTGCGGTCATGTCCGCACTCATGAATGCGCTCCTGTTTTCTGCATTAAGCTCATCGGGTTTTTTTGGGACAATGAATCCGTTTGCTTCAAAATTTATGGCGGTAATGCCGGTAATCGTCTTTCTTGAGATCCTCATCTTCGGGTTTGTCTTTTCCGGCCTCTTTGGGCTTTGGGTCCATCTCTGGGTATGGATTCTTGGCGGGAGAAACGGGGCGGGGCAGACACTCAAGGCATTCCTGTACGGCCTGACACCCGCGCTCATCTTCGGGTGGATTCCTGTTGTAGGTATCCTTTTTGCAGTCTGGTCGTTTATCCTTGATATCCTTGGCCTGCGCGAACTTGCAGGATTAAGCCCTGCCCGGGCGGCACTTGCAATGGTTATTGCGGTTCTCATCCCGCTCGTGGTCGTGGCGGTTTTCCTTGTGGTCTTTTTCCTGCCCATCATACACGCGGCAATGATGAGCTCGCGAATGGGATACTAA
- the cbiQ gene encoding cobalt ECF transporter T component CbiQ gives MTFMEENLDYYAQTNALRDVNCYLKLALGLGAILVCVASPAPLAPLFILITLSAITLVFAKIPVRVYAELLLIPVIFALSSVIVILFLSGSGDTLLTFTVANVPLTITTGSANLASLVLVRTFGGMCGLFFIALTTPMIELFSVMHKLRVPPVVVDLSMLIYHFIFVFIAQTIAIHNAQTIRHGYTTFKRSLNSMAMLGAMLFIRGWKEAEDLIIAMDSRCYDGKLALPGRQNPPKPAAIASVAIYLGLCIAVAIMTSTIVPF, from the coding sequence ATGACATTTATGGAAGAGAACCTGGATTATTATGCACAGACAAATGCCTTACGTGACGTAAACTGTTATCTCAAACTCGCGCTTGGTCTGGGAGCGATACTCGTCTGCGTTGCTTCCCCCGCCCCGCTTGCCCCGCTTTTTATTCTCATTACTCTTTCAGCAATTACCCTGGTATTCGCAAAAATTCCGGTACGGGTGTATGCGGAACTCCTTCTTATTCCCGTAATTTTTGCGCTCTCTTCCGTGATCGTTATCCTGTTTTTAAGCGGGAGTGGAGATACCCTCCTTACATTTACCGTTGCAAATGTTCCGCTGACCATCACGACAGGCTCCGCAAACCTTGCATCCCTCGTCCTTGTCCGGACATTCGGCGGGATGTGCGGGCTCTTCTTCATTGCGCTGACAACTCCTATGATTGAACTTTTTTCTGTCATGCACAAACTGCGTGTCCCCCCCGTTGTGGTCGATCTCTCCATGCTGATTTACCATTTTATCTTCGTCTTTATCGCCCAGACGATCGCAATCCATAACGCACAGACTATCCGGCACGGGTATACCACGTTCAAACGATCCCTGAATTCGATGGCGATGCTTGGTGCTATGCTTTTCATCCGTGGATGGAAAGAAGCTGAAGACTTGATCATCGCTATGGATTCGCGGTGCTATGACGGCAAACTGGCATTGCCGGGCCGGCAGAATCCTCCGAAACCGGCGGCAATTGCCTCTGTCGCGATCTATCTGGGTCTCTGCATTGCCGTTGCAATTATGACCAGCACAATAGTGCCTTTTTAG
- a CDS encoding mechanosensitive ion channel family protein: MNDNLLFAIATIIAGVVVAIIARIIVRWLEKFAETTETKWDDIIVAAIGTPVQIGIIAFSLYIALKYYDIVPAQYAWILSGKVLDSIYILLGTWIAASLLHDIVRIYGRQIAESTEGDMDDRIVDLLELAVRYVVWFAGIMLVMVNLEINITPFLAGAGIAGIALALAAQDLISNFFGGAIITVDKPFKVSDRIEVDTYYGDVLVIGTRSTRLRTLDGKIVTLPNNKITTNSVVNFSEPDPRIRYTIPITVAYGSDISRVKQVLLEVANDAIKNTDFFDKDQVPKVFFQEFGDSALNFIIYVWAKAYNVSDEAKDEINTRIAARFAAEGIEIPFPQIDVHVRK, encoded by the coding sequence GCAATCATCGCACGGATTATCGTGCGGTGGCTGGAGAAGTTTGCCGAAACCACCGAGACCAAGTGGGACGATATTATCGTCGCCGCAATAGGTACCCCGGTCCAGATCGGTATCATCGCGTTTTCCCTTTACATTGCCCTGAAATATTATGACATCGTGCCGGCCCAGTACGCCTGGATCCTCTCCGGTAAGGTTCTCGATTCGATCTACATCCTGCTCGGGACCTGGATCGCTGCATCCCTCCTCCACGATATTGTCCGGATCTATGGGCGGCAGATTGCCGAGTCAACCGAAGGGGACATGGATGATCGTATTGTCGACCTTCTCGAACTTGCCGTGCGCTACGTGGTCTGGTTTGCCGGGATCATGCTTGTCATGGTCAACCTGGAGATCAACATTACTCCCTTCCTTGCCGGTGCGGGTATCGCAGGTATTGCCCTTGCGCTCGCTGCACAGGACCTGATCTCCAACTTTTTTGGCGGGGCCATTATCACGGTGGACAAGCCCTTCAAGGTGAGCGACCGGATCGAGGTTGATACCTATTATGGCGATGTGCTCGTGATCGGGACGCGGAGCACACGGCTCCGGACCCTTGACGGGAAGATCGTCACCCTCCCAAACAATAAGATCACCACCAACAGCGTCGTGAACTTTTCCGAACCGGATCCCCGGATCCGGTACACCATCCCCATTACTGTGGCGTACGGAAGCGATATTTCCCGGGTCAAACAGGTTCTTCTTGAAGTCGCAAACGATGCAATAAAAAATACGGATTTTTTTGATAAGGATCAGGTCCCGAAAGTGTTTTTTCAGGAGTTTGGGGATTCGGCCCTCAATTTTATTATTTATGTCTGGGCAAAAGCCTACAATGTCTCTGATGAGGCAAAAGATGAGATCAACACCCGGATCGCGGCACGATTCGCGGCAGAGGGAATCGAGATCCCGTTCCCGCAGATCGATGTGCATGTGAGGAAATAA
- a CDS encoding energy-coupling factor ABC transporter ATP-binding protein yields MTNLLEFDNIHYAYPNCRESLSGVTFSIKKGARVALVGPNGAGKTTLMLMANGVLEPSKGRVLLDGEPLRYDSRSLREVRKKVGMVFQNSDTQLFAPTVYQDVAFGPLNLGMEPGEIEKVVRRALLEVGLAGFEKRPPHQLSGGEKKRAAIAGTLAMDPEILVFDEPTSSLDPAGAADLMELLDELHAKGATIIISTHDVELAYLWADQIILMNKGTVLHSGTPEEVFTDPALVTSSNLRMPAVLEVYTELLSRKMVEKTQSPKSVLQLVSSLEQNFSKPRADRALGTIAVCNVDATGADEIKAWVADNPGHKRGAMGTRAKNLAEQKSIALDFTYGVIDKSILRALVGECSVLLTPASMVPHVFRRVKTYCQESGNTIAVVPMNAKTASLTSGALKKQGPAE; encoded by the coding sequence ATGACAAACCTGCTCGAATTTGACAATATACATTATGCCTACCCGAATTGCCGGGAATCACTCTCCGGAGTAACTTTCTCGATAAAAAAAGGAGCCAGGGTTGCGCTGGTCGGCCCGAACGGTGCCGGTAAAACCACCCTGATGCTGATGGCAAACGGGGTTCTTGAACCCTCAAAGGGGCGTGTGCTTCTCGATGGAGAACCGCTCAGGTACGACAGCAGATCGCTTCGTGAGGTGCGGAAAAAAGTCGGTATGGTCTTCCAGAATTCGGATACCCAGCTCTTTGCTCCAACGGTATACCAGGATGTGGCGTTCGGGCCGCTCAACCTTGGCATGGAACCCGGCGAGATCGAGAAGGTCGTCCGCCGGGCCCTTCTTGAGGTGGGGCTGGCAGGATTCGAAAAACGCCCGCCACACCAGCTGAGCGGCGGGGAGAAAAAGCGGGCTGCGATTGCAGGGACGCTTGCGATGGACCCGGAGATTCTCGTATTTGATGAACCAACCAGTTCGCTCGACCCTGCCGGTGCTGCGGATCTTATGGAACTGCTTGACGAGCTCCATGCAAAAGGCGCGACGATCATTATCTCCACGCATGATGTAGAGCTTGCATACCTGTGGGCGGACCAGATCATCCTCATGAACAAAGGAACAGTTCTTCATTCGGGAACTCCTGAGGAAGTCTTTACGGATCCGGCGCTTGTAACGTCCTCGAATCTCCGGATGCCCGCCGTGCTGGAAGTCTACACGGAGCTCCTCTCGCGAAAGATGGTGGAAAAGACGCAGTCGCCAAAGTCCGTTCTGCAGCTGGTCAGTTCGCTCGAACAGAATTTTAGTAAACCACGGGCAGACAGGGCCCTTGGGACCATCGCGGTCTGCAATGTGGATGCGACAGGGGCCGATGAAATCAAGGCGTGGGTGGCTGACAATCCCGGGCACAAGCGTGGGGCAATGGGAACCCGGGCGAAGAACCTTGCCGAGCAGAAATCGATAGCGCTTGATTTTACGTATGGCGTAATCGATAAAAGCATCCTGCGGGCACTTGTCGGGGAATGCTCGGTGCTTCTCACACCGGCATCGATGGTGCCGCATGTATTCCGCCGGGTTAAAACCTATTGTCAGGAGAGTGGCAATACGATTGCCGTTGTCCCCATGAATGCAAAAACTGCGTCTCTTACTTCCGGGGCCCTGAAAAAACAAGGTCCGGCAGAATAA
- a CDS encoding sugar phosphate isomerase/epimerase family protein — translation MLGISTLCLLDEPLPVALDRIAGVTGVIEVMDEGRHFLTNAEPLLSHTCTFSLHSPSRGTNLASLLEPIRRASAEVITECFAIAAEVDAHVVVHPGYIAWPGEQEPSQVQLSRSLAELSAAARDYGITYSVENMGDWEHFLFKTPAERSLIGDCGFTLDVGHAHQNHCLAGFLKHPAQHYHLHDNDSTADSHLAVGRGTIDFGPVMAAVKESRGSPVIEVADFDGAVASYRLLKGML, via the coding sequence ATGCTTGGCATCTCCACGCTCTGCCTCCTTGATGAACCGCTCCCCGTAGCGCTGGATCGTATTGCAGGGGTTACCGGTGTAATCGAGGTGATGGACGAGGGACGCCATTTCCTTACAAATGCCGAACCTCTTCTTTCCCATACCTGTACCTTTTCTCTTCATTCGCCCAGCCGGGGGACAAACCTTGCAAGCCTTCTCGAACCGATCCGGCGGGCGAGCGCGGAAGTGATTACAGAATGTTTTGCCATTGCTGCCGAGGTCGATGCGCATGTCGTGGTCCATCCCGGCTACATTGCCTGGCCCGGAGAACAGGAACCTTCACAGGTGCAGTTATCCCGGTCGCTCGCGGAGCTTTCGGCAGCCGCCCGTGACTATGGGATTACGTACTCGGTAGAGAACATGGGTGACTGGGAGCATTTCCTGTTCAAGACCCCGGCCGAGCGTTCCCTGATTGGCGACTGCGGTTTTACCCTTGACGTGGGGCATGCGCACCAGAACCACTGCCTTGCCGGATTTCTCAAACACCCCGCGCAGCATTACCACCTGCACGACAATGACTCCACGGCAGATTCCCATCTTGCCGTGGGGAGGGGAACCATAGATTTCGGGCCGGTGATGGCGGCGGTAAAAGAGAGCCGGGGATCGCCGGTGATTGAGGTGGCAGACTTTGACGGGGCGGTGGCAAGCTACCGGTTGTTGAAGGGAATGCTGTAA